The following are encoded in a window of Impatiens glandulifera chromosome 5, dImpGla2.1, whole genome shotgun sequence genomic DNA:
- the LOC124940661 gene encoding transcriptional regulator SUPERMAN-like, giving the protein METYIDLDQASMNMKNSITSSRTRDDIGDNDNDRDRDQDWIDTGRSYDCIFCKRGFTTAQALGGHMNIHRKDRAKAKPTSATKSYAILKQTEPIQPNYYKFMDSSSPPNSSCANIIAKLPNFHGNRFLDQGLITPLTFHAAFQMSLSSNFGRVHGVDLATKKKILGEREDHDDKLDLELRLGYN; this is encoded by the coding sequence ATGGAAACTTATATTGATCTAGATCAAGCCTCCATGAATATGAAAAACTCAATAACATCATCAAGAACAAGGGATGATATTGgtgataatgataatgatcgTGATCGTGATCAAGATTGGATCGATACGGGCCGATCTTACGATTGTATATTCTGCAAAAGAGGTTTCACCACAGCCCAGGCTTTAGGAGGTCACATGAACATACACAGGAAAGATCGAGCAAAAGCTAAGCCAACCTCGGCCACCAAGAGTTACGCAATACTCAAACAAACCGAACCGATCCAACCGAATTACTACAAGTTTATggattcttcttctcctcctaaTTCCTCGTGTGCCAATATTATTGCAAAACTGCCCAACTTTCATGGTAATCGTTTTTTGGATCAAGGATTGATTACTCCTCTTACTTTTCATGCTGCCTTTCAAATGAGTTTGAGCTCAAACTTTGGTCGAGTTCATGGAGTCGACTTAGCgacgaagaagaagatattGGGCGAGAGGGAAGACCATGATGATAAGTTGGATTTGGAGCTTAGGCTTGGAtacaattaa